The Hordeum vulgare subsp. vulgare chromosome 4H, MorexV3_pseudomolecules_assembly, whole genome shotgun sequence genomic interval TGCCATGTGATGTGCATATGTCGGATATTAACATCGCTGAATACTGACAGAGAATTCTCAAGGTCGGCTTAGACAACAGTTCCAATTAgcttagatatatatatatatatatatatatatatatatatatatatatatatatatatgcacgcGCTTCTTTCAGTAAACAGTCGTCGTACACTGTTAACCAGGACTTCTTTTGGATCTGGAtcgatcatatatatatatatatatacacacacacacacacacgcatgcATGTATACAGGTACTGCTCAGGCATCCCTGGGATCAAGATGAATGAAATGGTCCAAAGGTATTGGGccatcttcgaatttcccttgaaAGAGACTAGCAGCTAGGATAATTTTCCCATGTATATTCGGCATATTTGGATACGATCATATAGTAATCAAAATCAAACGACCCCTCAACGTCTACTTCCACCACCTTAAATAACGACGTAGCACCCTCAACTTCCCTCTCGCTAGCTCCTTAATTGTGCTCGACTCGATCCAAATGCACCGACTCACTACACCAGCTGAATCATCCATCCACCCGGCCTCGTAAATGCCTTCGCTCATCGACGGCCCGGCCTCGCTGCGGTCGCTGCTCCGGCCGGTCACCGACGAGCGCCGGGCCAAGCACGGCGGCAGCACCGGCGGCGCCGTCGTGGGCCTCTTCAAGATGTTCAAGCTCGTGCCGATGCTCACCACCAGCACCGGGTGCAAGATGGCGGCGCTGCTCGGGcggcacggcggcggcggcgccagcaGGGCCCTCCTCGCCGACCACGCGCCGGCGGTGACGCTCTTCGGGCACCGCCGCGGCCGGCTGAGCCTGGCCATCCACGAGGACACGCGGGCGCCGCCGGCGTTCCTCATCGAGCTGCCCATGCTGGCGGCCGCGCTGCACCGGGAGATGGCCACGGGCACCGTGAAGCTGGCGCTGGAGAGCGACACCCGCAGCGCGCGCCGGCGGCTCCTGGAGGAGTACGTGTGGGCCGTCTACTGCAACGGCCGCAAGGCCGGCTACGCCATCCGCCGCAAGGACCCGTCCGACGACGAGCGGCACGTGCTGCGGCTGCTGCGCGGCGTCTCCATGGGCGCCGGcgtgctgccgccgccgcccgacgacgGCTCCCACGGCCCCGACGGCGAGCTCACCTACATGCGCGCCCGAGTCGAGCGCGTCGTCGGGTCCAAGGACTCCGAGGCCTTCTACATGATCAACCCGGACGACGACAACCGGGGTGGCGATAGCGCCGCCGAGCTCAGCATTTTCCTAGTGAGGAAGAAGTAATTAAAGGAAACAACTACGTATAGAGAACATTTAAGTAGCATACATACTACTTTGAATACTGTTTAAGCATATGATATTTTTGTGTGAAGAGATAGATATTGAATATATTATGCACTGTCCATTCAATTCAAACTGTGTCACCCTTGCAAATTGCACCAGTAGAAAAAGTAAAGTAAAATAAAAGAATGTGGCTAGATCTTAGTCGATTACTGAGTGGTTAGCTATCTCAAGAACAATCAACAAAAAAAAAAACACCTCAGTCAAATGACATAAcagataaaatagaaaaaatataatgaaaagaaaaaattacACGGATCACAGTGcaagatttttttgaaaaataactCAAAATGAAAAGACATAACTGAGATTTATAGTAAAACTAAAAATGAAAACCAATTGTGACATCCGAGTAAAATATGCGTTACACAACAATTAACAAAGAGTGTACGTATTAGTGGCATGA includes:
- the LOC123451159 gene encoding protein MIZU-KUSSEI 1; translation: MPSLIDGPASLRSLLRPVTDERRAKHGGSTGGAVVGLFKMFKLVPMLTTSTGCKMAALLGRHGGGGASRALLADHAPAVTLFGHRRGRLSLAIHEDTRAPPAFLIELPMLAAALHREMATGTVKLALESDTRSARRRLLEEYVWAVYCNGRKAGYAIRRKDPSDDERHVLRLLRGVSMGAGVLPPPPDDGSHGPDGELTYMRARVERVVGSKDSEAFYMINPDDDNRGGDSAAELSIFLVRKK